The proteins below are encoded in one region of Sulfolobus islandicus Y.N.15.51:
- a CDS encoding glycosyltransferase, producing MLILLEIGALLVIIHFIEPIMYYLILKNKILKIQYSDSKFYSVSIIIPTYNEGERIKDKLINVIQSYPLDYMEIIVVDSSNDNTIEIIKSMQIPKLKIIKESQRRGKIFAIKEGIKSATNNIVVITDADATWKDPLLNAIAYLKDNIGAVSCIKYANSNIENSYRNFYNTIRIGESAIFSTPIFHGELTAFRKDILSPDELPNVGADDSTIATLISLKGYRAICVDKMRAIEIAPKGVDYITWKTRRGSHLIRYFIRFLPKVVKSNNKPYKKIFLQEFYLHLLNPWLLFIGSVVIAISNIYLFTDLIIVSTILGLVSKNFKEALKAWIPNQIFLIFSQFFALRGEVLAWRKEKK from the coding sequence ATGCTTATATTACTCGAGATAGGAGCACTGTTGGTTATAATCCATTTCATTGAACCTATTATGTACTACTTAATATTAAAAAATAAAATATTAAAAATACAATATTCTGATAGCAAATTCTATAGCGTAAGTATAATTATTCCTACATATAACGAAGGGGAAAGAATTAAAGATAAACTAATTAACGTAATTCAGAGTTATCCCTTAGATTATATGGAAATAATAGTAGTGGATTCCAGTAATGATAATACAATAGAGATAATAAAATCAATGCAAATTCCTAAGCTGAAAATAATAAAAGAGAGTCAAAGACGAGGAAAGATTTTCGCTATAAAAGAAGGTATAAAAAGTGCTACTAATAATATTGTAGTTATCACTGATGCTGATGCCACATGGAAAGACCCTTTATTAAATGCAATAGCTTATTTGAAAGATAATATAGGTGCAGTAAGCTGTATAAAATACGCTAATAGTAATATTGAAAATTCATATAGAAATTTTTACAACACAATACGGATAGGTGAGTCTGCAATTTTTTCTACGCCAATATTTCACGGAGAACTAACCGCATTTAGAAAAGATATTTTATCACCAGATGAGTTGCCTAATGTAGGAGCAGATGATAGTACAATCGCTACGCTAATTAGTTTAAAAGGATATAGAGCTATTTGTGTTGATAAAATGAGAGCTATTGAAATAGCACCCAAAGGGGTAGATTACATTACATGGAAAACTAGAAGAGGATCCCATTTAATCAGATATTTTATAAGATTTTTACCTAAGGTAGTTAAGTCTAATAATAAACCATACAAAAAGATATTTTTGCAAGAATTTTACTTGCATTTGCTAAACCCATGGCTTCTATTTATTGGATCAGTAGTTATAGCAATTTCTAATATCTATTTATTTACTGATTTAATAATTGTTTCCACTATATTAGGTTTAGTAAGTAAAAATTTCAAAGAAGCTTTAAAGGCGTGGATACCAAATCAAATATTTCTAATTTTCTCACAATTCTTTGCTCTAAGAGGTGAAGTTTTAGCTTGGAGAAAAGAGAAAAAATAG